In one Vulgatibacter incomptus genomic region, the following are encoded:
- a CDS encoding CapA family protein, with product METLMLAGDVMLGRGVREALHEMEPAEPWGDTLPSLLDASVRIVNLECAVTTHLTQWHEAPKVFHFRASPEAIPALRAARIDACSLANNHSLDFEEEGLLDTLRYLDEAGIAHAGAGRNREEATAPAILPHGIGLVACTDNEPLFAAGGDRPGTAFLPVSLEPSVLAKVEERIAAAREAGASTVVFSNHWGPNMVERPPALFRRFARAVIERGADIYFGHSAHLTQGVEIYRGKPILFDTGDFLDDYAVDPILRNDRSCLFRIGLEEGVPVSLDLLPVHLGFATTNLARDDEREAILARMEALSAELGTRLERRDGALIWRSDQARSG from the coding sequence ATGGAGACGCTGATGCTTGCAGGCGACGTGATGCTCGGCAGGGGAGTCCGCGAGGCCCTGCACGAAATGGAGCCGGCCGAGCCCTGGGGAGACACGCTTCCGAGCCTCCTCGACGCGTCGGTCCGGATCGTGAATCTAGAGTGTGCGGTAACCACACATCTGACGCAGTGGCACGAGGCGCCGAAGGTCTTCCATTTCCGCGCCTCGCCCGAGGCCATCCCCGCGCTCCGCGCGGCGCGGATCGACGCCTGCTCCCTCGCCAACAACCACAGCCTGGATTTCGAGGAGGAGGGCCTCCTCGATACGCTGCGCTACCTGGACGAGGCGGGGATCGCCCACGCGGGCGCCGGACGGAATCGCGAGGAGGCGACCGCGCCCGCGATCCTCCCACACGGGATCGGCCTGGTCGCCTGCACCGACAACGAGCCGCTCTTCGCCGCGGGCGGCGATCGCCCGGGGACCGCCTTCCTGCCCGTCTCCCTGGAGCCCTCTGTCCTGGCGAAGGTCGAGGAGAGGATCGCGGCGGCGCGGGAGGCCGGCGCCTCCACCGTCGTCTTCTCCAACCACTGGGGCCCGAACATGGTCGAGCGGCCGCCAGCCCTCTTCCGGCGCTTCGCCCGGGCCGTCATCGAGAGGGGCGCCGACATCTACTTCGGCCACAGCGCCCACCTGACCCAGGGCGTCGAGATCTACCGCGGCAAGCCGATCCTCTTCGACACGGGGGACTTCCTGGACGACTACGCGGTCGACCCGATCCTGCGGAACGACCGGAGCTGCCTCTTCCGGATCGGGCTGGAGGAGGGTGTGCCGGTGTCGCTCGATCTCCTACCCGTGCACCTGGGCTTCGCCACGACGAATCTGGCCCGAGATGACGAGCGGGAGGCGATCCTCGCCCGCATGGAGGCCCTCTCCGCCGAGCTCGGCACCCGCCTCGAACGAAGAGACGGAGCGCTGATCTGGCGTTCCGACCAG